In Mytilus trossulus isolate FHL-02 chromosome 10, PNRI_Mtr1.1.1.hap1, whole genome shotgun sequence, the DNA window CAAAAAGTTAccacaaatatataaaacatctaaaaaaatacctgaaattataatgttttgttaGCGAAACTGATTTTTATGGCTATAACATCCAACTCcgctgtatatttttttttcaaaccgttgtgttttttgaaatcataactaagtaaacaattaaaacttatatcaaaattgtgcattttccaattttctttcagttataaaaatattaccTATAGGTTGGACATCATCTGCAAATACTTGTATTCCCATAGGAGAACGAATATATTTTACAACAACAGAAAACTCCTGACCGGTGTATTTATTTACTCTACAAATAGTTCTATACTGCCAATTAGACCAATACACATAACTTCCATACACCACTAAATCGTATGGTTTGGGTAAAACATCAGCATTTTTTATTATGGTATAGGTATCTGTTCCATCAAACCTTGTACTTTTTATCTGGTTTAAAGAACCATCAATCCAGTATAACCTTTTACCAATATGATCTGCAATTATAATATTCTTTTGAGTACATTGTTTTGTAAGTAGAATTCTGTTGTTTCTGGGAGGTGAATTTTACTGTAGATGTtagatatatacaatatatacacatagtcgataaatataaaattgatttgtACGAGCTTTAGTAACAGGACGAAAGGCGAGTCTCATTGAGCTTTTCTCCTGTTTTATAGCATGTACAAACACACTTGTTATTCCTGGCATTGAACATATTAAGTTTTGTCTTGCAATTTACACCTGGTACTTCAgagttgattttgtttttaaatccaaagcaatgtttctgttttttttttaaagaaatcgaCATAGTTTAACTCGGACCGTGAAGAGAattctataataaattgttACCTCGAAAGAAATATCCATCTAACCGCTTGTACGACATGAAAGCAAGTAACAGAAGactttatttgaaagaaaaatgtatttgtttaccTGTTATTTGTACAAAAGTTGGATGGTTGCAGAATAAATAAGAATAGTGTGTAAACAGGGACCCGCATGTAAGAAGTTATAAGAAGGTGTAGTATAATTGTGCCAATGAggaaactctccatccaaatcaaaatttgtaaaagtaaaccattctaCGTCAAAGTACGGTCTGCAACACAAagccttggctcataccgaACAGCTAGCTATTAAGTCGACTATTCCAAACTAAaccaaaactatataaaaagacacacaaaacaaattatGGAAACTAGCGCATCTTCTGAATTTCTTAATTGCTTCATTTTTCACAAAACAGGTATAATTATATCTTGGTGTCTTACTTTATCATGTTTGTCCACCCATAACAAGtcttattcaatattttatttgctattTAACTAATTCAAATGGGACTTGAATTACCTATAGTCATTCCATTTGGCCAAATTATATCCGAGTTTATAATAATTGTTCTCTCTCCTCCGTCCATTCTGCATCTTTCTATTCTTGGCTGGCTCCCCCAATCagagaaaaataacaaactgaaaaatatgtcattatgtAACATAAGATGAATGGTTGCATTTGTTTACAGCACTATGTAGGCTAATGCTTATTTTTCTATCTGGTTCTATTGTCTCTTGTCTGTTTTGCTGTATAGTGAAAAGTAcagtttttgcaaaaaaaaacaatcagttaaatgaataaaccatGTTGAATTGATTAACCTattaattgttgatttttttttctcaagattCATAACACATATTTTGTTACTATAAAAGCCAGAAACAAAATCTTTACTAATTTAGTGGGTTATTAAACGTAGAAATACGGGAGGAAAATCTTTATAACAACTATTAACGGATTGTATGATGAGTACGGATGGATACATTATCGTACAATATGGTACAtacagaaataaaagaaagcTGAAAAAAGTGTTTTGTATTGTAACGAGACACTTACTTTTGTCATATCAGTCATTGAATACTATGTAGCTATAAGAAAAGCAAACTGATACCAGGCAGTACATTTCGTTGTATACCCTCTGCTCCCTTCCCCAAAAAGCTTTTAATCTTTAAGACTGACATACAATAACAATACTGCTCATCCATCTTTTAAATAGACATATACACAAAATCCTCGACCGCTCTACCAATACCaagattttttctcaaataagaCAACAATCTATTTATGTTCTCATGATATTGCAAACTCACCCAGAATTTGGATCAACTACTATGGCCCTTGGTTGCTCAAGCCtactatcattttttattaacgtTTTTTTGTTGGTTCCATCCAGACGCGACACTTGTATATGGTTATGACCAGTATCTGTCCAGAACAATAGATTATACATCCAGTCAATAGCTATCCCATCAGGAACGTCAACTGTTTCTACAACAATGTCTTCAATGGAACCAGAAATGGACGTTCTACTAACCACACTCCTAAATTAAAAAAGTGAATAAGTCCTAGGAGAAAATATGCCTATATATATGAAAAGTCCGAGGATCTTTTCTTGATTTACATTCACCAGGAATGTTCTGAGCCTCATATCTAAAGGCTAATGATGTATGAGATCCGAAACACGGGAAGCTGTATGACAAAAGGACCTTACGGAAATAGCTAAATCGATCAAAAGTGAATTTTGACCGAAGCAGTTAGAACCgttgtttataaatacattgaTAATTTATGTACGAGCAATTTAAGAAAACGATGTAAAAGAAATTTATACATTCATCAACGTTTTACTTTGAGTGATGTGTTTTTTAcgtgaaataataaaatttccAATGAACAACTTAAATGGGCACTAGATactaaataaaacatattatttgacatatgaattgttttgtgaacataaattaatgaaagagatataatgaataatatttcGTTTTTACCAGTCAAAATGGTTCAGTGTTGTCCAAATAATCTAAGAACCATCGATGATGAGTCATTAACATGCAGTTAATGATAAAAACTGATTGAATCCGTATTCAATTGACATTTAATTCCTTAGCTAGAGATTGACTAGCATGAACTATGTGTGTTCATTTATCATAAGGGCacgaatgtcaacattgaaagtgaaagtgaaacaaGTGTAAAATCATTTACTTGACTGATTCGACCCACAAATCTGAATtgatgaacatgaatttgaaagCCAATACTCATTTAAGAAAGTCACATCTCTCTTTATTGTTCGTTGGTGAATGAATAATCAAAACTGTTAACAAAGTGAATTTTGCATGCACGTGTGTTCAAGACATatcaaaacacaaaatgcaAACCTAAAAATGGCACACTTGGACTTCccttagattaaaaaaaagagaaaaatcgCAAACAAAACAAGTACATACATGGATTTACAGAATAATGAATGCAGGCATATACACACCTGGATATCTTTTTTGCACGAACATCAGACCAATAAATATATCCCTGATCATAATGGATATCGAGATCTACAGCATTAGTTATTCTAGATGCTATAGTTTCTGTAACATTTGTCTCAAGGTCCACCCTTTCAATGGTGTTGATATTAGCATAGGTCAACCATTTACCAGAacctaatataaatatatatatcaaaatatggtATATAGTTTACTTTATGTCTATTTCGACACTACAAATAGCCAACTActgtaaaaacaatgttttgctATTCTATTACTGtccaaaaaacaattatgttgGAAGTTTTTTTTGCAGACCGCgattaataataaaaaggtCAACTGTTGTTAGAACAAATATGAATGTGGTGGgacaatataatataaacaagatgactataatactaaaaaaacTTGAGTCCTTGGGTTAGTtataaaaacgtaaaaaaaaccatattaaGTTATTTTGTCTACCTATTTTTCACTGGTTTTatatagtaaaaatattttttttatgatatacctTCATAAGAAGTatgacttttataaatttgaggTACATGCTAATGaggttattattatatatttagaaaCAAATGGCACCAAAAGAAAAACACGCCTCCTAATTGAATGGTCAGCTTAAAGTTCTTAATTACCGATTTTTCATCGTTATCAATGTaatttttacctttaaaaagacaTGTTTTTGCATCACTGTTTAGTTCGAATCCATCGGCACATGCGCAAACCCTTGTATTTTGAGGAGTTGGCAGACACAGTTGTTCACAGTCACCATTGTTTGGTATACATAGATTCGTACCTGAAATGTATGTTACGTTGTGTGATATAGTAAAAACTATAATGCTTTAATTTAGATTTAGTTATAGATTTCTCAAAtgcatttctttatttaataaaattgagaatggaaaaggggaatgtgtcaaagagacaacaacccgactatagaacagacaacagcataaggtcaccaataggtcttcaatgcagcgggAAACTCCCGCACTCGgtggcgtccttcagctggcccctaaacaaacatatatatatactagttcagtgataatgtacgtcatactaaactccaaattatatacaagaaactaaaattaaaaatcattcagGACTAACAAATGCTAGAGACTCCTGACGTGGGACAGGCGACAgggagaagtccgagtccgatgtcagaagaggTAACAAACTTGTacaacaacaaatatgtaaacaatttaactttaatgtgtttttattaaaacagaattgtattacatagatgcagtttgtctatttttcaaattttcagtaCGACAGTTAAGACAACAGCTTAAGTTTTATTCTGATTGCCTGCACACACTAATTGTGCTTTTTATGCAGGAAAAGataatttgatttacaattgaATTGAATATCAGGATACTAGTACTATAGTTATATGCCGTCAGTTAACAAGTGGTATGTTCATATATGTTTATATCCTGAttgaattccatttttttttccgCAGATGGTTttgcaacaaaaatataataaattttggaAAGCATATACTTAGtaacatattttaatgtaaatataaaaagaaatcccTCTTACCTTGGGGTTGGTTGTCTACACTGTAAATCTTTATACCAACTGGGGTATCTGCATCTGATCTGATAATTTGGAAATTCGATCCAGTCTGTTTATCTACACGACATACAGTGTTGTTGGTGAACTGGGTGATGTATAACCAATCTTTATACACAACCAAACCAAACGCCCAAGGCAAATTATCTGCGGATGTCATAAGTATCCTGATGTCTGTTCCATCCAACGCTGAAGATTGTATTTGCTTAGATTGTACGTGATTGTCCACCCAATAAAGTCGGTTTTCAGCGAAATCTAAATAAGGCGTAAGAAGTAGAATATCACTGACGTAGTGTCCTTCAATCATCGACAGAAATAGAAACTGATGTAAAGaatcaaaagtataaaaacaaaatacatttgtaactttatcatgtttatagaagATAGTATCAGAAAAATACCTTCTACTCTTGCTAACTTTGCGTTTTTCAAAGTATACGAATAAAATAAGATGCTGGAAACACGTCAATGATATAGCAACTCAAAGAAACAATAAACCGAACACCCCTTAAGGTCGtaccaaaaattgaaaagatactagcttttgatcataaacaagctgcTGTCCAAGTTGGTAAAAAGTAGATATAGTATATGAAagttatcaaaaatttaaaaaactttaaccacagagtgaatgtgttgtttcctggcagaaaatctaagtccatttaaaagtaaaatacggaaaaaattaattcatttttatacgaaatttacttctggatactatctaatgatcataagcAAGcttagtttagtttaagaaagaatattttaagaaagttattaaaattttaaaaactttaaccacagagtgaatgtaagaTTCCGGGCAAAAAaacctaagtccatttaaaaataaaatatggaaaaatggaattttatttttacaaaatttacttctggatactatcttatgatcataaagaagcttctgtccaagtttggtagaaatcaagTATAGTTTaaggaagttattaaaatttcaaaaaccttAACGAcaccgacgccgacggaatgaaGCATCGCTATGTCTCGTtaggctcgacaaaaagcttaatatttccatAACAATAGAACGCTATTCAAACGTTTATTGACTTTTACAGAGTTTTCTCCGTGTATTGTTTTGTTCCAAATGAAAGGTCAATTTACCTTGTTCAATAATCGTTAAAAAtagatacaatatatatgttttccttGCAAACCATTCAACAATGGTGTTACTTTGAAGTGAATTGTAATAATTTGCTGTTGCGATAAAATATAGTCAACTTACCAATAGACAATCCATTAGGAGAACCTATATTGGTAGTTACTATAGCTTGTCGGTTGCTTCCATCAAGGCCACATCTTTCGATCTTTGGATCCTCCACATCAGTAAAAAACATCCATctttataatcaaatatatttatatacatatctaTCACCTTATGCTAGAATTGTAGTAGTTTATGCTAAATCTattatgttttttctatatctgttttagacaataaaaatatcctaATGTATGTAAGCAATGCTCATGATCTGTCCCCACTTCAGATATTCAGtttgttgtaatatttttcCTAAGCTATAAAGCTATTACGAATTTTCAGAAgaattgtaaaatttacgtcTACCTTGGAGGGAATTGTCGTTATAAAATGAGGCTTACATAGCTGTATGCATGAATTATTCAACAACTGGctatataatttacaaaaataaacatttaaatgaaagaaGCTAATTTGCGTAAGTACAGTTTATTTTTAGCtggtttaaggtggtatgggtgtctttcgccatcttggattgtaaaaaacagagaatctaaggtccatattttctatcaaattagcaaaatttgatgcaagaatgcagatatttcatgtgtttttacatttaaaagatgcaatttataagaatataacttataaatataaatatatgtacaagtgtagattatttttggttgttttcaaatattttgaaattgtcattttaaggggaggtaactctaaaacagtgcattttctgttggattgttcatggaatttttctactttgtattttagccggaaaaaacacacggtgaccctatcttttcttttgatattatcaaagcattgtttgaaagctatattttcctaatttattttacaattctatcatttcgtttagtttctattcacaaaatagtgttttttcctgtataatccatacaaaatttgtcattttgtcacgacccgtagcttgaaaaaatgcacggtgacctatcattttaataatattttttaacatgtatcaatagatactacattttggcaaagtatgaacaaattctatcatttttattttagactcccataccaccttaaagacTTCATAAGCTCTGCCAATGTTTTATATAAGTGATTGTTCATTTTGCtgcctgataaaaaaaaatcaataaaaagggTGTATTGCGTACACAATAGCATTCCTTTTAAAACGTACATTGTACAAAGCACTTACCCAATATTTGGATAAACAGCAAGAGCACGTGGATATACAAGTTCAGTGTTAATTATAGTTTTTCGTCGAGAGCCGTCCAGGTTAGAGACCATTATATGATCATGACTGGCATCAATCC includes these proteins:
- the LOC134688358 gene encoding low-density lipoprotein receptor-related protein 6-like — protein: MANEFKHYVHAFIIFEFMINVWITIKAEDANPWLMHTNKLTIDRLEMDTWTNSTLVRGLVGAVSVDYHYTKGFMYYSDQVADRISRMNLHNPNDTKDIITNTLGLADAIAVDWIYDHLYWIDASHDHIMVSNLDGSRRKTIINTELVYPRALAVYPNIGWMFFTDVEDPKIERCGLDGSNRQAIVTTNIGSPNGLSIDFAENRLYWVDNHVQSKQIQSSALDGTDIRILMTSADNLPWAFGLVVYKDWLYITQFTNNTVCRVDKQTGSNFQIIRSDADTPVGIKIYSVDNQPQGTNLCIPNNGDCEQLCLPTPQNTRVCACADGFELNSDAKTCLFKGSGKWLTYANINTIERVDLETNVTETIASRITNAVDLDIHYDQGYIYWSDVRAKKISRSVVSRTSISGSIEDIVVETVDVPDGIAIDWMYNLLFWTDTGHNHIQVSRLDGTNKKTLIKNDSRLEQPRAIVVDPNSGLLFFSDWGSQPRIERCRMDGGERTIIINSDIIWPNGMTIDHIGKRLYWIDGSLNQIKSTRFDGTDTYTIIKNADVLPKPYDLVVYGSYVYWSNWQYRTICRVNKYTGQEFSVVVKYIRSPMGIQVFADDVQPIGNNVCETNNGGCSHICFPLPAYNSAQSSLSGCMCPDFYILLSDNKTCITMDTEISNPDLTKDTGVTSREIIVYPIIGVVFVILITLVLILIFWYRRRNTLQRSERTYAEPDNRISTVSAIYDTIDEQTELSSKINNSSLESLNPYLELSSSRTDQTNTYSDLMRINGDMNMPKCGKE